Proteins encoded in a region of the Balaenoptera ricei isolate mBalRic1 chromosome 19, mBalRic1.hap2, whole genome shotgun sequence genome:
- the FAAP24 gene encoding Fanconi anemia core complex-associated protein 24 isoform X1, producing MSGARSRPPMEGNTPDGTGPMHVPFGHIVANEKWRGSQLAQGMQGKIKLVFEDGLTPVDFYLSSRSCILYITEADLVAGNGYRKRLVRVRNSSKLQGIVVVEKTQMSEQYFAAVQKFTVLDLGMVLLPVASQTEASCLIIQLVQEQTKEPSKNPFLRKKRALISEPALLRTVQQIPGVGKVKAPLLLQRFPSIQQLSNASIQELEPVVGQSVAQHIHAFFTQSR from the exons ATGTCAGGGGCCAG ATCCAGGCCGCCGATGGAAGGGAACACCCCTGATGGCACAGGCCCCATGCACGTGCCGTTTGGGCACATTGTGGCCAATGAGAAATGGCGCGGGTCGCAGCTGGCACAGGGAATGCAAG GAAAAATTAAACTTGTTTTTGAGGATGGACTGACACCGGTAGATTTTTACTTGTCTAGCAGATCCTGCATTCTTTATATCACCGAAGCTGATTTGGTGGCAGGAAATGGCTACAGAAAGAGACTTGTTCGGGTTAGAAAT tccAGTAAACTTCAAGGGATTGTAGTAGTTGAAAAAACGCAGATGAGTGAACAGTACTTTGCAGCTGTACAGAAATTTACTGTGCTGGATCTTGGGATGGTGTTGCTTCCAGTGGCCAGCCAGACAGAAGCGTCCTGTCTCATTATCCAGTTG GTTCAAGAGCAAACCAAAGAGCCCAGTAAGAACCCTTTTCTCAGGAAGAAACGGGCTCTGATCTCTGAGCCAGCCCTCCTTCGAACTGTGCAACAGATCCCAGGAGTCGGGAAAGTTAAAGCTCCTCTCCTGCTTCAGAGGTTTCCAAGTATCCAGCAACTAAGTAATGCTTCCATCCAAGAACTGGAGCCGGTGGTTGGGCAATCAGTGGCCCAGCACATTCATGCGTTCTTCACCCAGTCCAGGTGA
- the FAAP24 gene encoding Fanconi anemia core complex-associated protein 24 isoform X2, producing the protein MEGNTPDGTGPMHVPFGHIVANEKWRGSQLAQGMQGKIKLVFEDGLTPVDFYLSSRSCILYITEADLVAGNGYRKRLVRVRNSSKLQGIVVVEKTQMSEQYFAAVQKFTVLDLGMVLLPVASQTEASCLIIQLVQEQTKEPSKNPFLRKKRALISEPALLRTVQQIPGVGKVKAPLLLQRFPSIQQLSNASIQELEPVVGQSVAQHIHAFFTQSR; encoded by the exons ATGGAAGGGAACACCCCTGATGGCACAGGCCCCATGCACGTGCCGTTTGGGCACATTGTGGCCAATGAGAAATGGCGCGGGTCGCAGCTGGCACAGGGAATGCAAG GAAAAATTAAACTTGTTTTTGAGGATGGACTGACACCGGTAGATTTTTACTTGTCTAGCAGATCCTGCATTCTTTATATCACCGAAGCTGATTTGGTGGCAGGAAATGGCTACAGAAAGAGACTTGTTCGGGTTAGAAAT tccAGTAAACTTCAAGGGATTGTAGTAGTTGAAAAAACGCAGATGAGTGAACAGTACTTTGCAGCTGTACAGAAATTTACTGTGCTGGATCTTGGGATGGTGTTGCTTCCAGTGGCCAGCCAGACAGAAGCGTCCTGTCTCATTATCCAGTTG GTTCAAGAGCAAACCAAAGAGCCCAGTAAGAACCCTTTTCTCAGGAAGAAACGGGCTCTGATCTCTGAGCCAGCCCTCCTTCGAACTGTGCAACAGATCCCAGGAGTCGGGAAAGTTAAAGCTCCTCTCCTGCTTCAGAGGTTTCCAAGTATCCAGCAACTAAGTAATGCTTCCATCCAAGAACTGGAGCCGGTGGTTGGGCAATCAGTGGCCCAGCACATTCATGCGTTCTTCACCCAGTCCAGGTGA